Proteins encoded within one genomic window of Phaeodactylum tricornutum CCAP 1055/1 chromosome 27, whole genome shotgun sequence:
- a CDS encoding predicted protein produces MASETVPSNTVVSDSEDILTKPLAMEDEVKAEEKDVKEQDDESKAAVALTSLVDTSLPIEASTSGNDEERMDDEEEEEEECDERDFEIPQRFTRSGRRRATPFPLKLMKVLSTKEFSEIIGWLPSGKSFSIIKPKVFTVEILPTYFKSAKYSSFTRKLHRWGFMRHYRGPEAGAFYHKDFQKGRLDLVEQMTCHKIEPPKSSVTKAKQVRKSVPRDTIANAVGRSPRSIDMHSLARGPSMQSASFPPHPMDADLAIELEVARRLRQRMDAAAYNQQALLAMQQQQKLQALRVQNLGSHSLMGWDASPATSLPGYASSLSSLNMRGYGASSLPRSGFDQGYSMAVNKAQYDHAFNYSAYGDLRSYESNIHGAKTA; encoded by the exons ATGGCATCCGAAACTGTTCCATCCAACACTGTAGTTAGTGACTCGGAAGACATCCTTACAAAGCCACTCGCGATGGAGGACGAAGTAAAGGCAGAAGAGAAGGACGTCAAGGAACAAGATGACGAAAGTAAAGCAGCAGTGGCGCTGACTAGTCTTGTCGATACGAGCTTGCCAATAGAGGCGAGCACCAGTGGAAATGATGAAGAAAGaatggacgacgaagaagaagaggaggaggaatGCGACGAAAGAGACTTCGAAATTCCTCAGAGGTTCACACGCAGCGGACGTCGCCGTGCTACTCCTTTCCCCCTCAAG TTGATGAAGGTTTTGTCCACTAAGGAGTTTTCTGAGATCATCGGTTGGCTGCCTTCAGGAAAATCGTTCTCCATCATCAAACCTAAGGTCTTCACTGTAGAAATTCTTCCAACCTATTTCAAAAGTGCCAAATACTCTTCCTTTACTCGCAAGCTCCACCGTTGGGGGTTTATGCGTCACTACAGGGGACCAGAAGCGGGGGCATTTTACCACAAGGACTTTCAGAAGGGGCGTCTTGACCTTGTTGAACAGATGACATGCCACAAGATAGAACCTCCTAAGTCTTCCGTTACGAAGGCAAAGCAAGTCAGGAAGTCTGTACCACGCGATACGATTGCCAATGCCGTCGGTCGATCACCCAGGTCAATTGATATGCATTCGCTGGCTCGTGGTCCTAGTATGCAGTCGGCTTCGTTTCCTCCTCACCCGATGGACGCTGATTTGGCAATCGAGCTCGAAGTTGCTCGACGTCTTCGTCAGCGCATGGATGCTGCGGCTTACAATCAACAGGCCTTACTCGCcatgcagcagcaacagaaaCTCCAAGCTCTACGAGTCCAGAATCTTGGAAGTCATTCTTTGATGGGATGGGATGCGTCACCGGCGACCTCCTTGCCTGGCTATGCTTCTTCCCTTTCAAGCTTGAATATGCGAGGGTACGGAGCTTCATCACTGCCTCGGTCGGGCTTCGATCAGGGCTATTCCATGGCCGTGAATAAGGCTCAATACGATCACGCCTTCAACTACTCCGCTTACGGTGATCTACGGTCGTACGAATCCAATATCCATGGGGCAAAGACGGCGTGA
- a CDS encoding predicted protein: MATMAAANVITGQFDDADSDEEDFVARMQAQRQPATLPVQSSKLACVSSFTRPPVESLQTYYDWDDAPLTSVAAQSVAQASAASSKQMNLSHAVSNRVTQMEHLETHKRTLTQGRDDRATSEQVLDPRTRLILFKLLSRGFLEAIDGCLSTGKEANVYYAKAGKHHLQPQRYDATPTPTDEDNCDNTKPRHVTEYAIKIYKTSILVFKDRDKYVAGEHRWRKGYCKSNPRKMVKVWAEKEMRNYRRIYAAGIPCPEPILLKAHVLVMEFLGVGGWPSPRLKDAALSDKRLREAYVQCVLIMRHLYQRCKLVHGDLSEYNLLWHENQIYVIDVSQSVETDHPSALDFLRKDASNVNDYFRKVGRLNVMTVRQLFEFVTASVLPCDQPNVATEQAELASLDAIMQHVDQTALQLAETSEQGQRKVEQQEAVDEAVFMSSFLPRSLNQVAEHEIQKLATGEVEDTYAQAVASLTGNRDVVEAVAKKLGRNDFMTKSVQSILTNASSRESPQEEERKAGGKNGVHFSAVLDEKGDKSPSRQSGEDEFMSECDDDSSVDSEGESVDKEIGFVKTPMTPEEFTAMKEAVRTERRANKKAVKDAKSEQRQNKVKKKDKKRAIKKSKAGNRKNK, from the exons ATGGCGACAATGGCCGCCGCAAACGTGATAACGGGACAGTTCGACGATGCcgacagtgacgaagaagactttGTCGCCCGCATGCAAGCACAACGGCAGCCAGCGACGTTGCCCGTCCAATCCTCAAAATTGGCATGCGTTTCTTCGTTCACCCGACCACCCGTCGAGTCTTTGCAAACT tatTACGATTGGGACGATGCACCGCTCACGTCCGTTGCGGCACAGAGTGTGGCGCAAGCGTCCGCCGCATCATCCAAGCAAATGAATCTGTCGCACGCCGTATCCAACCGTGTTACGCAGATGGAACACCTCGAAACGCATAAGCGTACCTTGACACAGGGTAGGGACGATCGGGCCACCTCGGAACAGGTACTCGATCCCCGAACGCGACTCATACTCTTCAAGTTACTCAGCCGTGGATTCCTGGAAGCCATCGATGGATGCCTGTCCACCGGCAAGGAAGCTAACGTTTACTACGCCAAGGCTGGTAAACATCATCTGCAACCGCAACGGTACGACGCCACGCCTACGCCTACCGACGAGGACAATTGCGACAACACAAAACCCCGGCACGTTACCGAATACGCCATTAAAATATACAAAACGAGCATTCTCGTATTCAAAGACCGCGATAAGTACGTCGCGGGCGAACATCGCTGGCGCAAGGGTTACTGCAAATCAAATCCGCGAAAAATGGTCAAGGTCTGGGCAGAAAAAGAGATGCGCAACTACCGTCGCATATACGCCGCCGGTATTCCCTGTCCGGAACCCATCTTGCTCAAAGCGCACGTACTCGTTATGGAATTCCTCGGTGTCGGCGGTTGGCCCTCCCCTCGGCTCAAGGACGCCGCGCTTTCCGACAAGCGCCTCCGGGAAGCCTACGTACAATGCGTACTCATCATGCGACACTTGTACCAACGGTGTAAACTCGTACACGGCGATCTGTCCGAATACAACCTCCTCTGGCACGAAAACCAAATTTACGTTATTGACGTAAGTCAGTCCGTGGAAACAGACCACCCCTCGGCGTTGGATTTCTTGCGCAAGGACGCCTCCAACGTCAACGATTACTTTCGCAAAGTCGGACGACTCAACGTCATGACGGTCCGTCAGTTGTTTGAGTTTGTCACGGCATCGGTTTTGCCGTGTGACCAGCCGAACGTCGCGACGGAGCAAGCCGAATTGGCGAGTCTCGACGCCATTATGCAACACGTGGACCAAACCGCACTGCAGTTGGCGGAAACATCGGAACAGGGACAGCGCAAAGTAGAACAGCAAGAGGCCGTGGACGAAGCCGTCTTTATGAGCAGCTTTTTGCCGCGGAGCCTCAACCAAGTAGCCGAGCACGAAATTCAAAAACTGGCAACCGGGGAGGTGGAAGACACCTACGCGCAAGCCGTCGCGTCCTTGACAGGCAATCGCGATGTGGTCGAAGCGGTCGCGAAAAAGTTGGGCCGGAACGACTTCATGACAAAGTCGGTCCAATCCATTCTGACTAACGCATCGTCGAGGGAATCTCCTCAAGAAGAGGAGCGAAAAGCCGGAGGGAAGAATGGAGTGCATTTTTCGGCGGTATTGGACGAGAAAGGCGACAAATCGCCAAGTAGGCAGAGTGGGGAAGACGAGTTCATGTCCGAATGTGACGATGACAGTTCTGTAGATAGCGAGGGTGAGTCCGTGGACAAAGAAATTGGTTTCGTCAAGACTCCTATGACCCCGGAAGAGTTTACTGCCATGAAGGAAGCTGTAAGAACGGAGCGCcgagcaaacaaaaaagccGTCAAAGACGCGAAAAGCGAACAGCGTCAGAACAAGgtgaaaaagaaggataaGAAACGAGCCATTAAAAAATCGAAGGCCGGAAATCGAAAGAATAAATAG
- a CDS encoding predicted protein encodes MASNDDVYDLVVVGGGIVGLAILRAATLEGWRCALIERESDLLSWASGSNSGIICTGVDATPGTLERALIRDSISRIRLFCAEMNVPNRPCGSLVCHWPWDMEDRLQKVLLESHEAGDTHACYLSADQVKRMEPNLNPDCLGAIHIPGEIVVDPWLFSIAFASHARENGASIFTNFCFDAESSQYNDGVWTICRVRESIDATRNVPDKLKAKVLVNASGVWADLIDRDICNETKFTVRPRRGQYQIFSSNYQTTITHPIQPIPTQRTKGVFVFSSLYDQVIVGPTALDQDSRTDRSIDREVANELAKNGKRILRELDLSNDQIGEYAGIRPGTDRRDYQISFDYSRRWISAAGIRSTGLTASLGIGHHVARLLQSVLPEPTVLSESMETTPLPPVPLLVEEFHNRSDGSVHIGGHDYKVTHPITRFGWEARTGLAST; translated from the exons ATGGCATCAAACGATGACGTATACGATCTTGTCGTTGTAGGTGGAGGCATCGTCGGGCTTGCGATCCTCCGCGCGGCTACTTTAGAAGGCTGGCGTTGTGCGTTGATCGAGCGCGAATCCGATCTGTTGTCATGGGCTAGTGGTTCAAATTCTGGAATTATCTGTACG GGCGTGGATGCTACTCCGGGAACGCTCGAACGAGCTTTGATTCGAGATTCCATCTCCAGGATCCGACTGTTCTGTGCAGAGATGAATGTTCCTAACCGACCATGCGGTTCCTTGGTTTGTCACTGGCCTTGGGACATGGAAGATCGCCTCCAAAAAGTTCTTTTAGAATCTCACGAAGCTGGTGACACGCATGCGTGTTACCTCTCCGCCGACCAGGTAAAACGAATGGAGCCAAACCTCAACCCGGATTGTCTCGGCGCCATACACATTCCCGGGGAAATTGTAGTGGATCCATGGctgttttccattgctttCGCCAGTCACGCCAGAGAGAACGGAGCCTCGATTTTCACAAACTTTTGTTTTGACGCGGAAAGCTCTCAATACAACGATGGCGTGTGGACTATTTGCCGAGTTAGAGAAAGCATCGATGCTACTAGGAACGTGCCCGACAAGCTCAAGGCTAAAGTCTTGGTCAATGCGAGTGGTGTGTGGGCCGACTTGATCGACCGCGACATCTGCAATGAGACAAAATTTACGGTTAGGCCACGAAGGGGCCAGTATCAGATATTTAGCTCAAACTACCAGACAACCATCACCCATCCGATTCAACCCATTCCGACGCAACGCACCAAAGGAGTTTTTGTCTTTTCTTCACTCTACGACCAAGTAATCGTAGGTCCAACCGCTCTAGATCAGGATTCACGCACGGATCGGTCGATTGACCGAGAAGTCGCCAACGAACTTGCCAAAAATGGTAAGCGTATTCTGCGTGAGCTCGACTTGTCCAACGATCAAATCGGAGAGTACGCAGGAATTCGTCCGGGAACCGATCGTCGTGATTACCAGATAAGCTTTGACTATTCAAGACGCTGGATAAGTGCGGCCGGCATCCGCTCCACAGGCCTGACAGCTAGCCTTGGAATCGGTCATCACGTCGCACGTCTTCTGCAATCAGTACTTCCAGAACCGACGGTGTTGTCCGAGAGCATGGAGACCACTCCTCTTCCACCAGTCCCGTTATTGGTAGAAGAATTTCACAATCGATCCGATGGTAGCGTTCATATAGGTGGGCACGACTACAAAGTAACTCATCCTATAACAAGGTTCGGGTGGGAGGCTAGAACTGGATTAGCAAGCACCTGA
- a CDS encoding predicted protein, producing MSGRNVTFASDVNGEHAYENNENVHEGDEGEEQVIGMADDEKEHDAAHNHASADTNSIPKPASTMSIFCPNCGSTSIEQHDASGASVCTECGVVVEENAIVSAVEFVEGAGGASSMVGQFVSATSSKAYTGGPGGGGPGGGAGGRYGFSRDSRETTLANGRRRIQEVASRLRLGTHFVDAAHRLFTIAVERNFVQGRRTTHVVAACLYIACRQEKSQHMLIDFSDALQVNVYTLGTCFLKFRRLLGLKLEIIDPALYIYRFAAHLDLDEKANAVSLTALRLVARMKRDWIVAGRRPAGICAAALLIASRAHGFSRHHQDVTRILRVCGWTVTNRVKEFEHTPSAALTLEQFQKVDLDVEADPPVFRRNKFREARAKAIRQGNVELLESESGPLATTGPVVDGDGDGQLDTEIGAGGKMGAKKVQLQTLYKSLAKELLPSDAAQKQRPPSAPTETQFNLSEWKAGMPDTMEDEFANIFRDNDEEREKEVIFNKINKDYLVTQKRKESERLSVEASLLDREKTDAAQAESSARYNTRKKKSRKADGSIMTTEEQLLAAVAARKVSRKINYDALSSIFDEDGSFSTDVVDDTGNASVATEEGLY from the exons ATGTCCGGTCGCAACGTTACATTCGCGTCCGACGTGAACGGCGAACACGCTTACGAAAATAATGAGAACGTTCACGAAGGAGACGAGGGGGAGGAACAAGTCATTGGAATGGcagacgacgaaaaagaacaCGACGCTGCACACAATCACGCGAGTGCGGATACCAATTCGATACCCAAACCAGCCTCCACCATGTCCATCTTTTGTCCGAACTGTGGGAGCACTTCCATCGAGCAGCACGACGCCAGCGGTGCGTCGGTGTGTACGGAATGCGGAGTAGTGGTGGAAGAGAACGCGATTGTCAGTGCGGTAGAGTTTGTGGAAGGCGCCGGCGGGGCCAGTTCCATGGTCGGGCAGTTCGTCTCCGCCACGTCCAGCAAGGCCTATACGGGAGGCCCCGGAGGAGGTGGACCGGGGGGAGGTGCCGGAGGCCGCTACGGATTCAGTCGGGACAGTCGAGAAACCACCCTGGCCAACGGACGTCGACGAATACAGGAAGTAGCCTCGCGCTTGCGACTCGGCACACACTTTGTCGACGCCGCCCACCGATTGTTTACCATTGCGGTGGAGCGAAACTTTGTGCAGGGTCGTCGGACCACACACGTCGTCGCCGCGTGTTTGTACATTGCCTGTCGACAAGAAAAATCGCAACACATGCTTATTGATTTCTCCGACGCCCTGCAAGTCAACGTTTATACACTAGGCACCTGCTTTTTGAAATTCCGTCGCTTACTCGGTCTCAAACTAGAAATCATTGATCCAGCCTTGTACATTTACCGTTTTGCCGCACACTtggatttggacgaaaaggcCAACGCTGTGTCGCTCACAGCCTTGCGTCTCGTCGCGCGCATGAAACGCGACTGGATTGTCGCCGGTCGCCGCCCCGCCGGCATTTGCGCCGCCGCCCTCCTCATCGCCTCCCGTGCGCACGGATTCTCCCGACACCACCAGGATGTTACCCGAATTCTCCGCGTTTGTGGATGGACCGTCACCAACCGCGTCAAGGAGTTCGAACACACGCCCAGTGCGGCGCTCACTTTGGAACAGTTCCAGAAAGTTGATCTCGACGTGGAAGCGGACCCGCCCGTTTTTCGACGCAACAAATTCCGGGAAGCCCGAGCCAAGGCCATTCGCCAAGGCAACGTGGAATTGCTCGAGTCTG AAAGCGGACCGCTGGCGACAACCGGACCCGTGGTCGACGGTGACGGTGACGGCCAACTAGACACGGAGATTGGTGCGGGAGGTAAGATGGGGGCGAAAAAGGTGCAACTGCAGACCTTGTACAAATCCTTGGCCAAGGAATTGTTGCCATCGGATGCGGCCCAGA AACAACGGCCGCCGTCGGCCCCGACGGAAACGCAGTTCAACTTGTCGGAATGGAAGGCGGGCATGCCCGATACCATGGAAGACGAGTTCGCGAACATTTTTCgcgacaacgatgaagaaCGCGAGAAGGAAGTGATCTTCAACAAGATCAACAAGGATTATTTGGTGACGCAAAAGCGGAAAGAATCGGAACGTTTGTCGGTGGAAGCGTCATTGCTGGATCGGGAAAAGACGGACGCGGCGCAGGCTGAATCGTCAGCACGGTATAATAcgcgaaagaagaaatcgcGCAAGGCGGATGGGAGCATCATGACGACGGAAGAGCAGTTGCTggcggccgtggcggcgcGCAAAGTGTCGCGTAAAATCAACTACGACGCGTTGAGTTCgatttttgacgaagacgGGAGTTTTTCTACCGATGTCGTGGACGATACCGGCAATGCGAGTGTCGCTACGGAAGAAGGCTTGTATTAG